A section of the Labeo rohita strain BAU-BD-2019 unplaced genomic scaffold, IGBB_LRoh.1.0 scaffold_372, whole genome shotgun sequence genome encodes:
- the LOC127160516 gene encoding LOW QUALITY PROTEIN: integrin alpha-M-like (The sequence of the model RefSeq protein was modified relative to this genomic sequence to represent the inferred CDS: inserted 1 base in 1 codon) has protein sequence MAFNIDPETWKTFTNNKNTGFGYKVIQKGASLLVSDPFLHLSQTKRGQIYDCSVTKGNCMPVAISVPDEAVNMSLGLSMTLDPQSSRAVVCGPTIPKNCDVTTYNGMCFKISSDNVVSKSVPKTLRECPTSQIDIAFLMDGSGSVNYVDFNKMKNFVIEMIKSFIDHDTQFAIAQFSTNCFIHHKFQQVKNAKSWEDAVTKIDQKKGWTNTAKAIKQLVRELFVSEGGARPSASKILVVITDGESTDKDDSLTEAVQQAQAKKITRYAIGVGNAFNVDKAINELATIASLPTNKHVFKVTDFDALASIREQLKENIIAIEGTQTTGDSSRMEFAQDGFSAALTSNTDMIMTAVGAFQWKGGYQLYTQNNQLNVFQVGSEHDSYLGYSLAIATMSRTKYAVMGAPRHKHKGQVTVSRIDSIPSKLQELDPPKPQIGSYFGAELCVVDLNSDSRTDLLLVSAPTYIEPDQEGKVFVYTFNRRSSFIFSDTVLVGMAGQRGRFGSSLASPADLNGDGYMDVLIGAPLEEDGQGSIYIFSGGPYEIIPRYSQRIAGLSVQPGLRFFGISLSQSSLDQSADSLPDIAVGSMGAVLLLRSRPIMYLETKVTYNPSKIPTSGTDQSLKNTMTVCFTMRPYNHNIRGLTANINYTITLDAKRQKYRAYFTPKNRFHNSMMNMNMKETCNSHPFFIDGFSEDALNPLSNQLTFTFEGLPSATLQNIRPILLPGIKXTTDHNLDFEINCGRDDICIDDLRMDFNFSGSTNIEVGIMQEINMTVFVENRGENSYNTFFTLSYPFGLSYRRIISKQAERHGQVTSSTRKHKSTCDGAGVSFGE, from the exons ATGGCTTTCAACATTGATCCTGAGACCTGGAAGACTttcacaaacaataaaaacactggcTTTGGCTATAAGGTGATACAGAAAGGTGCAAG TCTGCTTGTGAGTGATCCTTTCTTACATCTCAGTCAAACTAAAAGAGGACAAATTTATGACTGTTCTGTCACCAAAGGAAACTGCATGCCAGTGGCCATTTCtg TCCCTGATGAGGCTGTCAACATGTCCCTTGGACTTTCAATGACCCTAGATCCTCAGTCTTCAAGAGCAGTG GTTTGTGGTCCAACCATACCAAAGAACTGTGATGTAACCACTTACAATGGCATGTGCTTTAAAATCAGTTCAGATAATGTTGTGAGCAAATCTGTGCCAAAGACTCTGAGAG AATGCCCGACATCTCAAATTGATATCGCTTTTTTAATGGATGGATCTGGGAGTGTAAATTATGTGGATTTTAATAAGATGAAGAATTTTGTTATAGAAATGATCAAAAGTTTTATAGACCATGACACACAG TTTGCCATTGCACAGTTTTCTACAAACTGTTTCATTCATCACAAGTTTCAACAAGTCAAAAACGCCAAGTCATGGGAAGACGCAGTGACTAAGATAGATCAAAAGAAGGGATGGACCAACACTGCAAAAGCTATAAAACAACTTGT GAGAGAGCTATTTGTAAGTGAAGGAGGTGCAAGACCATCAGCCAGCAAAATTCTGGTTGTTATCACAGATGGTGAATCAACTGATAAAGATGATTCACTGACTGAAGCTGTTCAACAAGCACAAGCCAAAAAAATAACGCGATATGCTATTGGG GTTGGCAATGCTTTTAATGTTGACAAAGCAATAAATGAGCTAGCGACTATTGCATCTTTACCCACCAATAAGCATGTGTTTAAAGTAACTGACTTTGACGCGCTGGCCAGCATTCGTGAACAACTCAAAGAGAACATTATTGCCATTGAAG GAACCCAGACCACTGGTGATTCATCTCGGATGGAGTTTGCACAGGATGGGTTTAGTGCAGCATTAACATCAAAT ACAGATATGATAATGACTGCAGTGGGAGCTTTCCAGTGGAAGGGTGGATATCAGCTGTACACACAAAATAATCAGTTAAATGTATTTCAAGTTGGAAGTGAGCATGACAGTTATTTag GTTATTCCTTGGCAATAGCAACAATGTCCAGAACAAAGTATGCAGTCATGGGAGCACCAAGACACAAGCATAAGGGACAAGTAACTGTTTCAAGAATTGATAGTATTCCAAGCAAATTACAGGAACTGGATCCTCCTAAG CCTCAGATTGGCTCATATTTTGGAGCTGAGCTTTGTGTGGTGGATTTGAACAGTGACTCTAGAACAGACCTCCTGTTGGTATCGGCACCAACATACATAGAGCCTGACCAGGAAGGCAAAGTGTTTGTTTACACCTTCAACCGCAGG TCGTCCTTCATTTTTTCGGATACGGTGCTGGTGGGAATGGCAGGTCAAAGGGGTCGGTTTGGCTCGTCTTTGGCCAGTCCAGCAGATCTGAATGGTGATGGTTACATGGATGTGCTGATTGGAGCTCCTTTAGAGGAAGACGGACAGGGCAGCATCTACATCTTCAGTGGAGGACCATATGAAATAATTCCCAGATACTCACAG AGGATTGCTGGGTTATCTGTGCAACCAGGTTTGCGGTTCTTTGGGATTTCGTTGAGTCAGTCCTCTCTAGATCAGAGTGCAGACAGCCTTCCTGATATTGCTGTTGGCTCCATGGGAGCAGTTCTGCTTCTcag GTCCAGACCCATCATGTATTTGGAAACCAAAGTAACTTACAACCCATCCAAAATACCAACCAGTGGAACAGACCAGTCACTGAAAAACACCATGACAGTGTGCTTCACCATGCGACCATACAATCACAACATAAGAG GCTTAACAGCAAATATTAATTACACCATAACGCTGGATGCCAAGCGTCAGAAATATCGTGCATATTTCACACCCAAAAACCGCTTCCACAATTCCATgatgaacatgaacatgaaagaaacttgcaatAGCCATCCTTTCTTTATAGAT GGTTTCTCAGAAGATGCTCTGAACCCGTTGTCCAATCAGTTAACATTCACTTTTGAGGGTCTACCATCTGCCACATTGCAAAACATAAGGCCAATACTGCTGCCGGGAATAA ACACGACAGACCACAAT CTGGACTTTGAGATAAATTGTGGACGTGATGACATTTGCATTGATGATCTCAGGATGGATTTCAATTTCTCTGG ATCTACAAATATAGAGGTTGGCATCATGCAGGAAATCAACATGACAGTGTTTGTAGAGAACAGGGGAGAAAACTCATACAACACATTCTTCACCCTCAGCTACCCCTTTGGACTTTCCTACAGGAGAATCATATCTAAACAG GCAGAACGTCACGGGCAGGTGACGTcatcgaccaggaagcataaaagcacgtgcgacGGAGCCGGCGTCAGCTTCGGAGAATGA